Proteins co-encoded in one Lates calcarifer isolate ASB-BC8 linkage group LG17, TLL_Latcal_v3, whole genome shotgun sequence genomic window:
- the glulb gene encoding glutamine synthetase, whose amino-acid sequence MATSASSKLNKAVKQQYMALPQGDMVQAMYIWIDGSGEGLRCKTRTLDSEPKTIEDLPEWNFDGSSTYQSEGSNSDMFLIPSAMFRDPFRKDPNKLVLCEVLKYNRKPAETNLRHSCKQIMSMVENNHPWFGMEQEYTLLGTDGHPFGWPSNGFPGPQGPYYCGVGADKAYGRDIVEAHYRACLYAGVKICGTNAEVMPAQWEFQVGPCEGINMGDHLWIARFILHRVCEDFGVVASFDPKPISGNWNGAGCHTNFSTKEMRDDGGLKVIEEAIERLSKRHRYHIRTYDPRGGLDNARRLTGHHETSNIDEFSAGVANRGASIRIPRSVGQDKKGYFEDRRPSANCDPYIVTEALVRTCLLKEEGEEPTDYSK is encoded by the exons ATGGCCACTTCAGCCAGTTCAAAGTTGAACAAAGCTGTTAAGCAGCAATACATGGCTCTCCCCCAAGGGGACATGGTTCAAGCCATGTACATTTGGATAGATGGTTCTGGAGAGGGACTACGCTGCAAGACTAGAACTTTGGATTCTGAACCCAAGACAATTGAGG ATCTTCCTGAGTGGAACTTTGACGGCTCCAGCACCTACCAGTCTGAGGGCTCCAACAGCGACATGTTCCTCATCCCTTCAGCCATGTTCAGGGACCCATTCAGAAAAGACCCCAACAAGCTGGTGCTTTGTGAAGTGCTCAAGTACAACCGCAAGCCAGCAG AGACCAACCTGCGCCACTCCTGCAAACAGATCATGAGCATGGTAGAAAATAACCACCCGTGGTTCGGTATGGAGCAGGAGTACACCCTCCTCGGCACTGATGGACATCCCTTCGGCTGGCCCTCTAATGGCTTCCCAGGTCCACAAG GGCCTTATTATTGCGGAGTGGGAGCAGATAAGGCATATGGACGAGACATAGTGGAAGCACACTACAGAGCCTGCCTGTATGCTGGGGTTAAGATCTGTGGAACCAATGCTGAAGTCATGCCAGCTCAG tgggAGTTCCAGGTTGGACCTTGTGAAGGTATCAACATGGGGGACCATCTGTGGATTGCTCGCTTCATCCTTCACAGAGTGTGTGAAGATTTCGGTGTGGTGGCGTCCTTTGACCCAAAGCCTATCTCAGGGAACTGGAATGGTGCTGGCTGCCACACCAACTTCAGCACAAAGGAGATGCGAGATGACGGTGGACTGAA AGTCATCGAAGAGGCGATCGAAAGGCTGTCAAAGAGACACAGGTATCACATCCGGACCTACGATCCCAGAGGCGGGTTGGACAATGCTAGACGCCTCACGGGTCATCACGAAACCTCGAACATTGATGAGTTCTCAGCCGGCGTGGCCAATCGAGGTGCCAGCATCCGCATCCCTCGCTCAGTGGGGCAGGACAAGAAGGGCTACTTCGAGGACCGCCGTCCATCTGCTAACTGTGATCCTTATATTGTCACAGAGGCTCTGGTCCGCACATGTTTActgaaagaagagggagaggagccCACAGATTACAGTAAATGA